A section of the Carya illinoinensis cultivar Pawnee chromosome 12, C.illinoinensisPawnee_v1, whole genome shotgun sequence genome encodes:
- the LOC122289296 gene encoding uncharacterized protein LOC122289296 translates to MGGFFSGSQHVVPLRRYLCTRSWLLRLKARGAGCTSGSSRGELRRGVLFGTLRWLYPALHDGCERTVGLVGLKEQVFLVSHDWGAMIAWNPTSDLEEGFRASFGNDYYFCRFQEHGEAEEDFACADSATLMKKFFSIFGPNPP, encoded by the coding sequence ATGGGAGGATTTTTTTCTGGGTCTCAGCATGTTGTTCCTCTTCGTCGGTACTTATGTACTCGGAGTTGGCTTTTAAGACTTAAAGCAAGAGGTGCCGGCTGTACCAGTGGATCATCTCGGGGAGAGCTCAGAAGGGGGGTCCTGTTCGGGACTCTCAGGTGGCTCTACCCAGCCCTTCATGATGGCTGCGAACGGACGGTCGGGCTGGTTGGCCTAAAGGAGCAGGTCTTCTTGGTCAGCCATGACTGGGGAGCTATGATTGCCTGGAACCCAACCTCAGATCTAGAGGAAGGCTTCAGAGCTTCGTTTGGTAATGATTATTACTTTTGCAGGTTTCAGGAACACGGAGAAGCTGAAGAAGATTTCGCTTGTGCCGATTCCGCAACACTAATGAAGAAGTTCTTTTCTATATTTGGTCCAAATCCTCCCTAA
- the LOC122289021 gene encoding RING-H2 finger protein ATL48-like, with protein MGTAEPKMEGLFEEKKRVRNPLVPIVRLFSLMDVNTAGALMTAGVLTAGLISFRQGNSQLGQLLMRARVVAQGATVALMLGTAYYYGDNPWQSR; from the exons ATGGGTACGGCGGAGCCCAAAATGGAAGGACTTTTCGAGGAGAAGAAGCGCGTCAGGAACCCTCTTGTCCCTATTG TACGTCTGTTTTCATTGATGGATGTAAATACTGCGGGTGCACTGATGACTGCTGGGGTGCTAACGGCTGGCTTAATAAGTTTCAGGCAAGGCAATTCTCAATTGGGTCAGCTACTAATGAGAGCTCGTGTGGTTGCACAAGGTGCCACAGTAGCACTGATGCTTGGTACTGCTTACTACTATGGAGATAATCCCTGGCAATCAAGATAA